In Spirochaetota bacterium, the genomic stretch CAAAAACATCTGTAAAAACAGGATGGACATTCCGATAATCATTATACAGACAGGTATGCGTAACAATTAATGGGTATTTCAAAGAAAAAACAGGGTTTTCCGTTCGGCATATTCTTTCTCATGTTTTTCTTTTTGATACTGCTTTCCGCGGCGATCTCGGGGGGGTATTTTTACCAGACCGTGAGCACAAGGACAGCGGAGATCGAGGAGAACGTGAAGAAATACTCGACCGCGATAGTCGAGGCGTTCGCCAACGTCGCCGGACTCAATTTCCCCATGAACAATTATGCCGAGCTGAAGAAGCTCTTCTCGGTGAGGCTCACGGATGCCGAAAACGAAGAGGCATTTTTCATCCTGGCGGACGGGAGGATCGTGGCGCACTCGAGCGCCGCTGCCGAGCAGCAGGTCGAGGGCAACGTCGCCAATGACGAGTTTCGCTACAACATGGAGCAGCTCCTTCAGCCCGTGAACCAGAATGCGCGCGAGGCGCAGTTTTACGATTACAATATCCAGGACCAGAAGGTCCCCTTCGACAGGCAGCTCCGGCAGTACATCAAGGAGTATCTCTACCCGGAGATAAACAGTCCCGGCTGGCTCGCCACCAGGGCGGTGTTCGTATGGGACAGGCCGGTGGGAACGGTAAACCTCATCATCTCCAAGCAGCCCATCTACACCCTCATCTTCGCGCAGTTTGAGGAATCGGTAATTATCGGCGCTGCGCTCGGGATTTTTTCCTTTATACTGTCGCTGTTCATCGCCTGCATCGTCTATTTCCGCTACCGGGGCTTCAGGGGAGAGCCGATCGCCGCCCAGCCGGTATTCGCGGAACAGATCGGGGCCTTGGCACATGCGGGGGCTGCTTTTCCCGGGGCCGGGGTACCGGGGGGCGCCTCCGGCGCGTCGGTTTCCCCTGCACTGGAAAGGGTCGTGACCTATTCGAGGCCGGGCCCGCCCCCGCTCCGACGCGAGGGGATGGGCGCCGCCGACAGGACCGTCATCAGGGATGCGATTCCCGTAAAAAAGAGGTAGCCATGCTTTTCATCCACCATACAGAGATTTCCGGCGGGAAGATCGTAATCATCGAGGTGAAGGGAGGGCTCGATTCCGTCACCAGCCCTGATTTCGAGGGATACATCGACCGGCTCATGGAAAAGGGCAAGTACTTCATTATCCTGGACGGACTGAACCTGAACTATGTGAGCTCCGAGGGGATCGGGGTGATGCTCTATATCCAGAAAAAGATCGCCGCGCAGAACGGGTTCTTCATCGTATGCGGCCTTTCGTCCGAGATCATGACCCTGTATCGCCTGCTCGGCTTCGAGCGGGTGATCATGCTCACCTTCACGAGGGATGAAGCGGTGCAGACGATGGAAAAGCAGCTCGAGATGAGGGGGATCCCCGAGAAGGGTTCCGCCCGGGAGAGAAGGCCCGTGGCGGTCCCCACTGCCGCGGCGCGCGCGACGGCGCCGGAAGCCCGCAGGGAGGCCCATGCCGAGGCGGGTCGCCCCGACACGCTCCCCGCGGACGGTTCCGAGGGCGCGGAGGTGGATTTCGACAACCCGCTCATCGTCGAGTGTACGGAATGCAAGGGGCTCATCCGGGTCCGGCGCAGCGGCGGATACCAGTGCCCCTACTGCACCACGCTGTTCACTGTGGAACGGGACCAGACGGTTATTTTTTAAGCTCGCGTTTAATACTACCGGGTATTTTCGGGGGTCCGATATCGGCGTACAGGCGCAGGGACGCCCGGGGCATTACCGGTACTGCCGCACCTGCAAAATAATTGAACCTCCGCAAGAAGATTATTGACTTTACACCGCCGCCCTTTAAACTTACAGCACCAATCGCCAGAAGAAGGGAAGAGGAGCCCCGTATGAAGGTCGTACACGTA encodes the following:
- a CDS encoding anti-sigma factor antagonist, whose amino-acid sequence is MLFIHHTEISGGKIVIIEVKGGLDSVTSPDFEGYIDRLMEKGKYFIILDGLNLNYVSSEGIGVMLYIQKKIAAQNGFFIVCGLSSEIMTLYRLLGFERVIMLTFTRDEAVQTMEKQLEMRGIPEKGSARERRPVAVPTAAARATAPEARREAHAEAGRPDTLPADGSEGAEVDFDNPLIVECTECKGLIRVRRSGGYQCPYCTTLFTVERDQTVIF